From the genome of Bubalus bubalis isolate 160015118507 breed Murrah chromosome 2, NDDB_SH_1, whole genome shotgun sequence, one region includes:
- the DNAJB2 gene encoding dnaJ homolog subfamily B member 2 isoform X4, whose protein sequence is MASYYEILDVPRSASADDIKKAYRKKALQWHPDKNPDNKEFAEKKFKEVAEAYEVLSDKHKREIYDLYGREGLTGAGTGPSRAEAGSGGPGFTFTFRSPEEVFREFFGSGDPFAELFDDLGPFSELQNRGSRHSGPFFTFSSSFPGHSVLGLVLFAPSLRPPPLSKDAASPHAGSWRTGRSG, encoded by the exons ATGGCATCCTACTACGAGATCCTAGACGTACCGCGAAGTGCGTCCGCTGACGACATCAAAAAGGC GTATAGGAAGAAGGCATTACAGTGGCACCCAGACAAGAACCCAGATAATAAAGAGTTTGCTGAGAAGAAGTTCAAGGAGGTGGCCGAGGCGTATGAAGTGCTGTCCGACA AGCATAAGCGTGAGATCTATGACCTCTATGGCCGGGAAGGGCTGACTGGGGCAG GAACCGGCCCATCTCGCGCGGAAGCTGGTAGTGGCGGGCCTGGCTTCACCTTCACCTTCCGCAGCCCAGAGGAGGTCTTCCGGGAGTTCTTCGGGAGTGGAGACCCTTTTGCAGAGCTCTTTG ATGACCTGGGCCCCTTCTCAGAGCTTCAGAACCGGGGTTCCCGACACTCGGGCCCTTTCttcaccttctcttcctcctttcctgggCACTCTG TCCTGGGGCTGGTGCTTTTCGCTCCGTCTCTACGTCCACCACCTTTGTCCAAGGACGCCGCATCACCACACGCAG GATCATGGAGAACGGGCAGGAGCGGGTAG
- the DNAJB2 gene encoding dnaJ homolog subfamily B member 2 isoform X1, with protein sequence MASYYEILDVPRSASADDIKKAYRKKALQWHPDKNPDNKEFAEKKFKEVAEAYEVLSDKHKREIYDLYGREGLTGAGTGPSRAEAGSGGPGFTFTFRSPEEVFREFFGSGDPFAELFDDLGPFSELQNRGSRHSGPFFTFSSSFPGHSDFSSSSFSFSPGAGAFRSVSTSTTFVQGRRITTRRIMENGQERVEVEEDGQLKSVTINGIPDDLALGLELSRREQQQSVTSRSGATQVRQTPVSRPLDGSLSEEDEDLQLAMAYSLSEMEAAGKKPAGGRGAQRRRQGQPKAQNHDPGMREPHEGARGDTAKPSPSPEEKATRCLIL encoded by the exons ATGGCATCCTACTACGAGATCCTAGACGTACCGCGAAGTGCGTCCGCTGACGACATCAAAAAGGC GTATAGGAAGAAGGCATTACAGTGGCACCCAGACAAGAACCCAGATAATAAAGAGTTTGCTGAGAAGAAGTTCAAGGAGGTGGCCGAGGCGTATGAAGTGCTGTCCGACA AGCATAAGCGTGAGATCTATGACCTCTATGGCCGGGAAGGGCTGACTGGGGCAG GAACCGGCCCATCTCGCGCGGAAGCTGGTAGTGGCGGGCCTGGCTTCACCTTCACCTTCCGCAGCCCAGAGGAGGTCTTCCGGGAGTTCTTCGGGAGTGGAGACCCTTTTGCAGAGCTCTTTG ATGACCTGGGCCCCTTCTCAGAGCTTCAGAACCGGGGTTCCCGACACTCGGGCCCTTTCttcaccttctcttcctcctttcctgggCACTCTG ATTTCTCCTCCTCGTCTTTCTCCTTCAGTCCTGGGGCTGGTGCTTTTCGCTCCGTCTCTACGTCCACCACCTTTGTCCAAGGACGCCGCATCACCACACGCAG GATCATGGAGAACGGGCAGGAGCGGGTAGAAGTGGAGGAGGATGGGCAGCTGAAGTCCGTCACAATCAATG GTATCCCAGACGACCTGGCCCTGGGCTTGGAGCTGAGCCGTCGTGAGCAGCAGCAGTCTGTCACCTCCAGGTCAGGGGCCACGCAGGTCCGGCAGACCCCTGTGTCACGACCCCTTGACGGCAGCCTCTCTGAAGAGGACGAGGACCTGCAGCTTGCCATGGCCTACAGCCTGTCAGAGATGGAGGCAGCTGGGAAGAAACCGGCAGGTGGGCGGGGGGCACAGCGGCGACGGCAGGGGCAGCCCAAGGCCCAGAACCACGATCCAGGCATGCGGGAGCCCCATGAGGGTGCAAGGGGTGACACAGCCAAGCCCAGCCCCTCTCCGGAGGAGAAGGCCACACGCTGCCTCATCCTCTGA
- the DNAJB2 gene encoding dnaJ homolog subfamily B member 2 isoform X5 produces the protein MASYYEILDVPRSASADDIKKAYRKKALQWHPDKNPDNKEFAEKKFKEVAEAYEVLSDKHKREIYDLYGREGLTGAGTGPSRAEAGSGGPGFTFTFRSPEEVFREFFGSGDPFAELFVLGLVLFAPSLRPPPLSKDAASPHAGSWRTGRSG, from the exons ATGGCATCCTACTACGAGATCCTAGACGTACCGCGAAGTGCGTCCGCTGACGACATCAAAAAGGC GTATAGGAAGAAGGCATTACAGTGGCACCCAGACAAGAACCCAGATAATAAAGAGTTTGCTGAGAAGAAGTTCAAGGAGGTGGCCGAGGCGTATGAAGTGCTGTCCGACA AGCATAAGCGTGAGATCTATGACCTCTATGGCCGGGAAGGGCTGACTGGGGCAG GAACCGGCCCATCTCGCGCGGAAGCTGGTAGTGGCGGGCCTGGCTTCACCTTCACCTTCCGCAGCCCAGAGGAGGTCTTCCGGGAGTTCTTCGGGAGTGGAGACCCTTTTGCAGAGCTCTTTG TCCTGGGGCTGGTGCTTTTCGCTCCGTCTCTACGTCCACCACCTTTGTCCAAGGACGCCGCATCACCACACGCAG GATCATGGAGAACGGGCAGGAGCGGGTAG
- the DNAJB2 gene encoding dnaJ homolog subfamily B member 2 isoform X2: MASYYEILDVPRSASADDIKKAYRKKALQWHPDKNPDNKEFAEKKFKEVAEAYEVLSDKHKREIYDLYGREGLTGAGTGPSRAEAGSGGPGFTFTFRSPEEVFREFFGSGDPFAELFDFSSSSFSFSPGAGAFRSVSTSTTFVQGRRITTRRIMENGQERVEVEEDGQLKSVTINGIPDDLALGLELSRREQQQSVTSRSGATQVRQTPVSRPLDGSLSEEDEDLQLAMAYSLSEMEAAGKKPAGGRGAQRRRQGQPKAQNHDPGMREPHEGARGDTAKPSPSPEEKATRCLIL; this comes from the exons ATGGCATCCTACTACGAGATCCTAGACGTACCGCGAAGTGCGTCCGCTGACGACATCAAAAAGGC GTATAGGAAGAAGGCATTACAGTGGCACCCAGACAAGAACCCAGATAATAAAGAGTTTGCTGAGAAGAAGTTCAAGGAGGTGGCCGAGGCGTATGAAGTGCTGTCCGACA AGCATAAGCGTGAGATCTATGACCTCTATGGCCGGGAAGGGCTGACTGGGGCAG GAACCGGCCCATCTCGCGCGGAAGCTGGTAGTGGCGGGCCTGGCTTCACCTTCACCTTCCGCAGCCCAGAGGAGGTCTTCCGGGAGTTCTTCGGGAGTGGAGACCCTTTTGCAGAGCTCTTTG ATTTCTCCTCCTCGTCTTTCTCCTTCAGTCCTGGGGCTGGTGCTTTTCGCTCCGTCTCTACGTCCACCACCTTTGTCCAAGGACGCCGCATCACCACACGCAG GATCATGGAGAACGGGCAGGAGCGGGTAGAAGTGGAGGAGGATGGGCAGCTGAAGTCCGTCACAATCAATG GTATCCCAGACGACCTGGCCCTGGGCTTGGAGCTGAGCCGTCGTGAGCAGCAGCAGTCTGTCACCTCCAGGTCAGGGGCCACGCAGGTCCGGCAGACCCCTGTGTCACGACCCCTTGACGGCAGCCTCTCTGAAGAGGACGAGGACCTGCAGCTTGCCATGGCCTACAGCCTGTCAGAGATGGAGGCAGCTGGGAAGAAACCGGCAGGTGGGCGGGGGGCACAGCGGCGACGGCAGGGGCAGCCCAAGGCCCAGAACCACGATCCAGGCATGCGGGAGCCCCATGAGGGTGCAAGGGGTGACACAGCCAAGCCCAGCCCCTCTCCGGAGGAGAAGGCCACACGCTGCCTCATCCTCTGA
- the LOC102397197 gene encoding tubulin alpha-1D chain isoform X2 — protein sequence MERLSVDYGKKSKLEFSIYPAPQVSTAVVEPYNSILTTHTTLEHSDCAFMVDNEAIYDICRRNLDIERPTYTNLNRLIGQIVSSITASLRFDGALNVDLTEFQTNLVPYPRIHFPLATYAPVISAEKAYHEQLSVAEITNACFEPANQMVKCDPRHGKYMACCLLYRGDVVPKDVNAAIATIKTKRTIQFVDWCPTGFKVGINYQPPTVVPGGDLAKVQRAVCMLSNTTAIAEAWARLDHKFDLMYAKRAFVHWYVGEGMEEGEFSEAREDMAALEKDYEEVGMDSVEGEGEEEEGDEY from the coding sequence CAAGAAATCCAAGCTGGAGTTCTCCATCTACCCAGCCCCCCAGGTGTCCACGGCCGTGGTCGAGCCCTACAACTCCATCCTGACCACCCACACCACCCTGGAGCACTCAGATTGTGCCTTCATGGTGGACAATGAGGCCATCTATGACATCTGTCGCCGCAACCTGGACATCGAGCGTCCAACTTACACCAACCTCAACCGCCTCATCGGCCAGATCGTCTCCTCCATCACAGCCTCCCTGCGCTTTGACGGCGCCCTCAACGTGGACCTGACCGAGTTCCAGACCAACCTGGTGCCCTACCCTCGCATCCACTTCCCCCTGGCCACCTATGCACCAGTCATCTCTGCAGAGAAGGCCTACCACGAGCAGCTGTCGGTGGCAGAGATCACCAATGCCTGCTTCGAGCCTGCCAACCAGATGGTGAAGTGTGATCCCCGCCATGGCAAGTACATGGCCTGCTGCCTGCTGTACCGTGGAGACGTGGTACCCAAGGACGTCAACGCTGCAATTGCTACCATCAAGACCAAGCGTACCATCCAGTTCGTGGACTGGTGCCCCACGGGCTTCAAGGTTGGTATCAACTACCAGCCCCCCACTGTGGTGCCCGGGGGAGACCTGGCCAAGGTGCAGCGTGCCGTGTGCATGCTGAGCAACACAACCGCCATTGCTGAGGCCTGGGCCCGCCTGGACCACAAGTTCGACCTGATGTATGCCAAGAGGGCGTTTGTGCACTGGTACGTGGGCGAGGGCATGGAGGAGGGTGAGTTCTCCGAGGCCCGGGAGGATAtggctgccctggagaaggattATGAGGAGGTGGGCATGGATAgtgtggagggggagggagaagaggaggagggggatgaaTACTAG
- the DNAJB2 gene encoding dnaJ homolog subfamily B member 2 isoform X3: MASYYEILDVPRSASADDIKKAYRKKALQWHPDKNPDNKEFAEKKFKEVAEAYEVLSDKHKREIYDLYGREGLTGAGTGPSRAEAGSGGPGFTFTFRSPEEVFREFFGSGDPFAELFDDLGPFSELQNRGSRHSGPFFTFSSSFPGHSDFSSSSFSFSPGAGAFRSVSTSTTFVQGRRITTRRIMENGQERVEVEEDGQLKSVTINGIPDDLALGLELSRREQQQSVTSRSGATQVRQTPVSRPLDGSLSEEDEDLQLAMAYSLSEMEAAGKKPADVF; the protein is encoded by the exons ATGGCATCCTACTACGAGATCCTAGACGTACCGCGAAGTGCGTCCGCTGACGACATCAAAAAGGC GTATAGGAAGAAGGCATTACAGTGGCACCCAGACAAGAACCCAGATAATAAAGAGTTTGCTGAGAAGAAGTTCAAGGAGGTGGCCGAGGCGTATGAAGTGCTGTCCGACA AGCATAAGCGTGAGATCTATGACCTCTATGGCCGGGAAGGGCTGACTGGGGCAG GAACCGGCCCATCTCGCGCGGAAGCTGGTAGTGGCGGGCCTGGCTTCACCTTCACCTTCCGCAGCCCAGAGGAGGTCTTCCGGGAGTTCTTCGGGAGTGGAGACCCTTTTGCAGAGCTCTTTG ATGACCTGGGCCCCTTCTCAGAGCTTCAGAACCGGGGTTCCCGACACTCGGGCCCTTTCttcaccttctcttcctcctttcctgggCACTCTG ATTTCTCCTCCTCGTCTTTCTCCTTCAGTCCTGGGGCTGGTGCTTTTCGCTCCGTCTCTACGTCCACCACCTTTGTCCAAGGACGCCGCATCACCACACGCAG GATCATGGAGAACGGGCAGGAGCGGGTAGAAGTGGAGGAGGATGGGCAGCTGAAGTCCGTCACAATCAATG GTATCCCAGACGACCTGGCCCTGGGCTTGGAGCTGAGCCGTCGTGAGCAGCAGCAGTCTGTCACCTCCAGGTCAGGGGCCACGCAGGTCCGGCAGACCCCTGTGTCACGACCCCTTGACGGCAGCCTCTCTGAAGAGGACGAGGACCTGCAGCTTGCCATGGCCTACAGCCTGTCAGAGATGGAGGCAGCTGGGAAGAAACCGGCAG ATGTGTTCTGA